The candidate division TA06 bacterium sequence CAATTGCAGGGTCAGGGTGGATTTGCCGATGCCGGGATCGCCGCCAATCAGGGTCAGCGAGCCGGATACCAGGCCGCCGCCGGTGACCCGGTCGAATTCCGAGATGCCGGAGAGCAGCCGCTGGTCGTTCTTTAGTTCTATTTGGCTTAAGGTCTGGGGCAGGGAAGGGGCGGGCTGCCGGGATGACTTGCCTTTGCCCGGCCGCAGGTCGGCCCGCCGGATCTCCTCCACAAAGGTATTCCAGCCCTGGCAGGAAGGGCACTTGCCGATCCACTTGGGGCTTTCAAACCCGCAGGACTGGCAGACGAAATTGGTTTTTGGAGTCAGCTTATTTTTCATTTATCATATTTTTTTCATAGCCCAGGCCTTATTTATCCGCCGACCTGTCCGCCGTAGCGTAAGCGAAGGAGGAAGCCATAGACGTAGGAGGAAGGGTCTGGGCTATGAAAAACTGTTCAGAATATCTTCACCGTCAGATATTTCTTGGGATTGGCCTTTATATCCGCGATCAGATCCTGCAACTGCTTGTTAGTCTTCTTCAGATCCTCGTACAATTCTTTATTATTTACTAACTGCCCGGCGGTGCCCTGGCCGGAGTTGATCTTATAGGCTATGGAATCCAGGTTGGCGCTGGCCCGGGCCAGGCTCTGGATGGTGCTGTCCAGCTTGGCCTTGTTGGGCGAGATCAGCTTGTTGACGTCCTGCACCGTCTGAGTAAGGGCCTGACGGTTCTGGGAAGTCATCAGGCTCAGCTGCTGCGAGGCCTGGTCCAGGTTCTTTAAGGTGGAGGAAATATTTTTGATATTTTCCGGGGTGGCCAGGTCGTTCTTCATCTTGCCGATCAGCTGAGCGGCCTCGGTGGCCAGGTAACCCATCTTGACCATGGTCTCCATCAGCCCGGGGTTGCGGAAGCCGTCGTGGATCTGGGAGATGTCGTAGGGCTGGTCCGAAGCGCCGGAGTAGATGGCGATCTGCTTGTCGCCCATCAGGCTGGCGTCGGTCAGCCAGAACTGGGCGTCCTTCTTCAGTTCCACATCGCTGTCCAGCATTAAAGTGGCTATGATGCCGGGCTTGGCCTTGTTCAGGGCGATATTCTTGACCTTGCCCTTGTCAAAGCCGGAGACGGTCACCGGGTCGCCGCTGCGCATGCCACCGGCGTCCTCAAAGGCGATCTTCACCAGATAGCTTTTTCGCCCCACGTCGATGCGGTTGAACCATAAAAGCCCGGCTATCAAGAAAGTGATGGCGGATAAAACCACTACTCCCACGATTATTTCGTTACGGCGATTTGACATTGTCGTTCCCCTAAAAATCAAAAATTAAAAATAGAAAATAAAAAAACGGTTTCGGCACCAACCACTAAAGCACGGAAAGGCGAATAACACGGAATTTTATCAAAATTGAATTACGGTTTTTTCCATTTATTTTTCTGTGTTTCAATCATTCAGTGTTTCCGTGGTAAAGCCATGGTGTAAAACTCAATTTACTGAGTTACTATCGGGCAGGGCGGGGCTTTCATCTTTCTTGAACCTGTTTTGCAGCCAGGTGTCAAATTCGAAATCCAGGATGCCATTTCTGAAATGCAGAACCAGCTTGGCGGTGGCAAAGCCTATGGCTGCGCCGGCCAGGACGTCAGACGGATAATGCCGCCCCAGATAAACTCTGGACAATGCTATTCCCGACGCAACGGTGTAGCAGGGAATGGCGATCTTAGGATACTGGTGGGCAAAGACCGTGGCCAGGGCAAAGGCCCCGATGGAGTGTCCGGAGGGGAAGGAGGAGTTGGAGCGCTCGGTCGGCCCTTCGGGCCGCGGCCGGTTGACCACATTCTTCAAGCCGTAAGTTACCATGGCCGAGGCGCCGTCGGCGAACAGGACCAGCTTGGCGCTTTGCCGGGCTTTCTCTCCGCCGAACAGGCCCACTCCGGCGCACAGGGCAATGCCGATCTCTGCCTCGCCGGCATTGGTCAATAGTTCCATCGGCTGGTCTAACCAGTCGCGCTGCCAGCGATCATGTATCTGGTTGAACAGCCTCTGGTCTATGCTTTGGGCTTGACATTCAGGTATGGCGGTAAGAGCCAACAGCAGGATATATATCCCGATCGCTATTTTTATTTTTTCATTTTTCATTTTGAATTTAGAACCTGGTAAGATCCACATGGCCCAAGGCTCCCAGCATGGTCACCGCCTTTTGGGGGCAGACCTCGAAGCACAGCCCGCAGCCGATGCACTGTCCCCGGATCACCTTGTGGTGTTCGTTCTTTTTCCCGATGATGCAATCGGTGGGGCAGTTAGCCTTGCACTGGCCGCAGCCATTGCACTGCAGGCCGATGAAAGCGGTGGGCCGGATCGGGATCCGGTCAATATAGCTTTTGGGCGGGCATTTGATGACGCAGATGGAGCAGGAGCGGCAGCGCTGGTAATCAATTTTGGGCAGGGAGCCCTCCCAGCTGATGGCTCCATAAGGGCAGGCTTCCAGGCACGCTCCGCAGCTGGTGCAGCCGCTTTGGCAGATGCCGGAGAAACCTTCGGCCCTGGACTGGTTGCTGCAGGCCAGAAATATCTGCTGGCTTTTGGGCGACAGCTTGAATATCTGCTTGGGGCAGGCCTTGGCGCAGCGTCCGCAGCCCTGGCATTTGGTGAAATCAACCTTGGGCAATCCCTGCTTTCCCACTGTGATGGCGCCGTAGGGGCAGGAGGCCGCGCAGTCTCCAAAACGCAGACAGCCGTAAAGGCACTGGCGGGGGCCTCCCCAGGCCAGCATGGCGGCCCGGCAGGTGGAGATGCCCTGATGCTCAAAGCGGTCGGCGGATTTGTGGGAATCACCCTGGCAGATCAGGAAGGAGACCTCGGCCATAGTACCGGCGTTCCTCTCGGCCCAGAACTCCAGCAGCTTTGACCTGAGGCTCTCGCCGCCTGGCAGGCAAAGGCCCAGGTCCGGCTCGCCCTGCTCCAGCCGCCGGGCATAGCCCAGGCATCCTTGGTAAGAGCCGCACAGTCCGCAGTTCAGTCCGGGCAACAGTTCCAGTATTTTTTGAGAGATTTCCATAGAAATAATATTGGCCTCAGTATTCATGTTATTTAACCAACATCAAAAGGCCCTGAAAGGCGATCCACAAGATTCCCGAAGCCAGCAAAAAAGAAGGCCAGCCTTTCAATAGTTTCAGGAACTGCGCGGTCTCCAGCCGGGCGCGTAAATGCGATATCAGCATCAGGGAAACCAGAAAACTGGCCGCCATCCCCAGCAGGGTCAGGATCATCATTACGAATGTTGCCGGTGGATGGTGAAGCAATACCAGGGCCGTGGCCAGGGCCAGGAAATTCAGACAGAACAGCGGCAGGTTATGCTCCAGCCGGGGCCAGGGTTTTAGCAAGCGGGCTAATGACCAGTTGAGTCCCGGCATCAGCAGCATCAGCAAAGGCAGTTCCCATGCCGTCCAGCCCAGGGGAAGTATCAGATGGAAGTGCAGCAGCCAGGCCAGCAGCCAGTAAAGCAGCATGGTCAATGCTCCCAGCAGTCCGTAAAAAAATGCCTGCCGGTGATCCCGGCTGGCGCCCTGGGCGGCGGAGGGTATCAGACCAAGGCTGACCGCAGGATTCAAGGCCAGCAGTCCGGTCAAAAATGATAAGGAAAAAGGTTCGGTCATTTCTTATTTTTCACCAGGTTAAATATTAACAGCAGGATTCCGGTCAAAAGAATGCCCCCGAACATGGTGCTAAGGAGAGGCCAGGGGGCCTGGGAGAAAACAGTCATTCCCGCCAGACGTCCTTGTCCGGCTACTTGACGGACCAGGGCAATGGCCAGCAAGGCAAAGACGGTTCCCACGCCGGTTCCGGCGGCATCGAACAGGGCCCGATCGATCGTTGTATTGTAGGACAGAAGCTGGGAACGCGAATACACCAAAGGCGAGGCAGCCAGCAGGGCATACAATATCCTGGTATTATCAGGCAGGGCGGCAAAAGCATCGGACAGAAAAAGGGCCGTGACTGATAAAACAATCGAGGTGAGTATCACCTGGGGCCAGAGGGGAACTTTTTTCTGGAACAGCTCGCCCACCGCCGCTGAGACCAGGCTGTTGAACAGCAACAAAAGAAGAACGATGCCGCCCAGAAAAAAGGCCTGGCCCATAGTGGCGGTGCCGGCCACGGCCAAAAATATCCCCAGTCCGGAGAAGGTCACGGGGTTCTCGGACCAGAGGTTTTTCAGGAAAAGCTGTTGTTTTGATTCCGAAGGAAGACGCATAAAAAATTATTTTTAAATTTTGCGGGATTAAAACCCTAATTATATAACCGGTAAGGGATTAAATCTTAAGTATAATTTCTTTGACGGCCAAAGTCAAGAGAAAAGCCTTGACAAGAAGGGTTTTATTTTAGTATGATAATCGGCCTTGTTCGCAAAGGGAACGGATTATAGGGAATAGATTATAGGGAATAGATTATAGGGAACGGATGATGGGGATAGATATTGGAAACGAAAACGGAAAACGTAAACACCAAACGGTAAACTGTAAACAGTATTATTGATAAATTGTAAATAGAAAATATTTTTATGCCAAAAAATCTGGTAATAGTTGAATCTCCGGCCAAGGCCAAGACCATCGGCAAATATCTGGGCCGTGATTTTTCCGTCATCTCCTCCATGGGGCACGTCCGGGACCTGCCGCCCAGCAAACTGGGGGTGGACCTGGCCAAGGATTTCGAACCCCAGTATGTTACCATCAAGGGCAAGGCCAAATTAGTGGCCCAGATCAAGGCCAAGGCCAAGGAGGCCGAAAAGATATACCTGGCCTGCGATCCCGACCGCGAGGGAGAGGCCATCGCCTGGCACATCGCCGCCGAGATCAAGGAGGGCAAGAAGAAGATCCACCGGATCATGTTCTATGAGATAACCAGAGAGAGCATCCAGAGCGGCATTGCCCATCCCGGCAAGATCGACAATAATAAGGTGGAGGCCCAGCAGGCCCGGAGGATCCTGGACCGGATCGTGGGCTACCAGGTCAGCCCCTATCTGTGGACCACCGTGCGGCGGGGGCTCTCGGCCGGGCGGGTGCAGACCGTGGCCTTGAGGCTGATCTGCGAGCGGGAGGACGAGATCAAGGCCTTTAAGCCCCAGGAATACTGGTCTTTAGCAGCCAGGCTCCAGGGCAAGGAAGGCGGGCCGTTCGAGGCCCTGCTGTTCAAGATCGACGGCAAGAAGGCCGCCATCAAGGATAAAGCCGCCATGGACCAGACGCTGGCCGGACTTAAATCCGGACAGTTCACGGTGGAGAACCTGGAATCCAAAGACAAAAAACGCAACACCTACCCGCCGTTCATCACCAGCACTTTGCAGCAGGCGGCCTTCCGGGCTTTCGGCTATTCGGCCAAGAAGACCATGATGTTGGCCCAGCAGTTGTACGAGGGGATCGAGCTGGGCGACGAGGGCGCCACCGGCCTAATCACCTACATGCGCACCGACGCGGTGCGGCTGGCTCCGGAGGCCATCGCCGCTGCCCGGGAATATATCAAGGAAAAATTCGGGGCAGAATACCTGCCGCCGGAGCCTTTGCACTACAAGTCGCGCCGGGGAGCCCAGGAGGGCCACGAGGCCATCCGGCCCTCGGCAGTGGAGCGGCACCCCGACAAGATCAAGGGCTACCTGACGCCGGAACAACACAAGGTCTACGGGCTGATTTACAGCCGGTTCCTGGCCTGCCAGATGAACCCCGCCGTATACCTGGCTTCCACCGCCGACATCGCCTGCGGAAAATACCTGTTCCGGATTTCGGGCAATGCCCTTAAATTCAACGGTTTTCTGGCGGCCTACGGGATAGAGGAGGACGACTCCGCCGAATACGGCGGCAGCAAGAGCCTGCCGCCATTGACCAAGGGCGAGATATTAAAGCTGGCCGAGCTTTTACCCAAACAGCATTTCACCGAGCCGCCGCCGCGCTATAACGTGGGCACCCTGATTAAGATCCTGGAGGCCCAGGGCATCGGGCGCCCGTCCACCTACGCCGCCATCGTCAGCACCCTGCTGGATCGGGAGTACATCCTGCAGGAGCAGGGACGTTTTTCTCCCACCGAGCTGGGCCAGGTGGTCAGCCGGATACTGATCGAAAAATTCCCCGACATCTTCGAGGTCCAGTTTACCGCCGACATGGAAACCGAGCTGGACAAGATAGAGCAGGGCAAGCTTGACCGGGTCCAGGTGCTGAAAGATTTTTACGCTCCTTTTTCCAAGGATCTGAAAACGGCCGAGGCTGGCAAGGCGGAGATGAAGAAGTCCTTGGAGGAGAAGACCGACCTGAAATGCCCCAACTGCCAGAGCCCGATGCTCATCAAATGGGGGCGGTTCGGCAAGTTCTACGCCTGCTCCAATTATCCCGAGTGCAAGACCACCAAGCCGCTGGAGGAGGAAGAGGAGCAAAATATCACCGAGACCTGCGAAAAATGCGGCAGCCCCATGGCGGTCAAACGGGGCCGGTTCGGAAAATTTTTAGCCTGCTCAAATTATCCCAAGTGCGAGAACGTGAAATCCATCACCACCGGAGTGCCCTGCCCCGAGCCGGGCTGCACCGGCGAGCTGACCGAACGTCGCAGCAAGCGGGGCAAGAATTTCTATTCCTGCAGCCGCTATCCCGACTGCAAATACGCCAGCTGGAACAAGCCGGTCAACCAGCCATGCCCCAGCTGCGGGTTCGGCCACCTGTCCCAGAAATACAGCAAGGCCAAGGGGAATTACGTGGCCTGCTCCAAGTGCAAGCACGAGCCGGAGGTGGAAGCGGAATCTAAATGACCATTTGTCGCTATTCTAATTTTTGCGATAAAAGTAAATTATGAGGCATAAATCCGGCTCCGAAGCCAAACCCCGCTGTCCCCGCTGCCGTCTGCACCTGGAGCTCTGCGTCTGCGGGCTGGCTCCTGAATTTGATCTTTCCACCAAGGCGGTGGTGATCATGCATTACGCCGAGGAAAGGCGCAAAAGCAACAGCGGCATGCTGTCCAGGCTGGTATTGAAGAATTCCGAGATATTCTTAAGGGGTTTGCGGGACGGCCCGGCCGCTCCGGAGCCTTCGGAAAAGTATCCCAATTCCCTGGTGCTTTTCCCGGGGGCCGGTTCTCAGGAATTAAATGACAATTTTCTGGCAACCATTCCCCGGCCCATAACCCTGATCCTGGCCGACGGCAACTGGAACCAGGCCGGGCACATGGTCAAGCGCGAAGCGCTGATGAAGGATGTTCCCAAGGTCCACCTGCCCCTTGGGGAACCAACAAACTACCGGTTGCGCAAGCCCCAGGCTCAGAACCGGATTTGCACTTTTGAAGCCTTAAGCCGGGCGCTGGGGATAATAGAGGGGCTGGAGATCGAGCAGAAACTGAAAGAGTTCTTTTATCTCTGGGTTTCCCGCAGCCTTAAAATGAGAGGCCAGCCGGATGAAAACTGAAAAAATAAAACCCCGCCGACGGACGGGGTTTTATTTTGCCTTGATTGTTCATCTAATAAACTATGGGTATTGTCAGGTACTTTTCTATCCGCAGATTAAACAGACGTTGTAGTGAGCGATGGCCGAACTATTTACGCAGATTTAAACATTTAAGTTTAAGTCGTCATGAAAATAATCGGTTATCATCTGTGTTAATTCGCTTACGCACCTCGTCTGTCTTCCCTTGGAGGCAGTAGCTTTAGCGAAGGCCTCTGCGGATAAGAATCCCCGGGAAAATTAAGTATAGTCATTTTGCCTTGATTTTAATCCGGTTTTGTTGTATCCTTAAAAATTGACGATCAACTTAAAAACCATATCCATCATCGGTGGAGGGCTGGCCGGATGCGAGGCGGCTTATCAGGCCGCCCGGCGCGGCCACCGGGTCAACTTGTACGAGATGCGGTTTACAGGAAAGTCAGACAGACCTGTCCTAAACACTCCGGCCCACCAGACCGGGCTTTTGGCCGAATTAGTATGCAGCAATTCCCTGAAATCCACCGAGCCGGGCAACGCCCACGGCCTGCTCAAGGGCGAACTGGCCCGGCTGGATTCCCTGCTGCTTAAATGCGCCAGAAAAGTTTCGCTGCCGGCCGGCAAGGCCCTGGCGGTGGACCGGGACAAGTTTGCTTTGGCCGTGACCCTGGCAATCGGAAGCGATCCCAATATAAAGATTATTTCCGAAGAACAAGTCGCCATCCCGGAAGGCCCAACCGTCATAGCTTCCGGGCCCCTGACCTCGGAAAAATTCTCCCGGGCGCTGGTTTCAATGCTGGGGGAAGAAGGGCTTTTTTTCTTTGATGCCATAGCCCCCATAGTGGAGGCCGGATCGCTGGACCATTCCAAGATGTTCAAGGCCTCGCGCTATTCCGATGAAGAGGGACAGTATTGGAACGCGCCGCTGAGCAAGAAGCAGTACCATGAATTCGTGAAACAACTGGCGGCGGCCGAACGCCATCAGCCCCGCGATTTTGAAGCCGGGCATTACTACGAAGGGTGCCTGCCGGTGGAGGCGCTGGCCGAACGGAACGTAAATTCCCTGCGCTTCGGGATGATGAAGCCGGTGGGGCTGTTCAACCCCCACGAGGGTCGAAGACCCTATGCAGTGCTGCAGTTAAGGCAGGAAAATTTAGAAGGCACCATGTTCAACCTGGTGGGTTTCCAGACCCTGCTTAAAATTTCGGAGCAGCAAAGGATCTTCCGGATGATACCTGGCCTGGAACAAGCCCATTTCCTGCGTTATGGCAGCATGCACCGGAACACTTATTTGCAGGGTCCTTCGGTACTCCATGCCACCATGCAGTCCAAAGCCAGGGACGATCTGTTCTTCGCCGGTCAGCTTACCGGGGTGGAGGGCTACGGGGAATCCATCGCCACCGGGCTGCTGGCGGGCATCAATGTTTCACGTCATTTAAAAGACCAGCCGCTGCTGATCCCGCCGCCCCTAACCATGCTGGGAGCATTGTGCAAATATGTGTCCGAAGGGGGAACCGGGAAAAGCTTTCAACCCATGAACGCCAATTTTGGTTTGCTGCCGCCGTTGGAAAACTCTGGGCATTCCAAGAAACAGCGCTCTGAGGTCTATTCCCAAAGGGCGCTGAAGGCCATGGAAGGGTTTGTGGAATATCTGAGTAGTTAGTTAAGCGAGCTTTTAACCCCTCCCAACCCTCCCCGATGCGGCTGGGATAAAGGGAGAGGTCGGCACCAAAAGAAAAAGAATATAAGCATTTAAACTCCAAGGGAACGAACGAAAATGGATTACGCCAAGATAATCAAGGACTCCTGGATTATGTCGGTAAAACACCGCTACCTGTGGGTCTTCGGGGTGTTCGCCGGGATGGGCGGCGGATTTTCATATCCCGGCGATATGAAGGAAGCCAGGAACAATGAATTTATTTCCACCGGCTGGTCCTGGCTTTGGGGGCACCCGGTTATAGCCATAATGATCGCAGCGGGCCTGGGGCTGCTGCTGTTGATCCATTTCATCCTGGTTTTTATATCCTACGGGGCGCTGATCAAGGGCGCAGCCCAGGTTGAACAGGAAGGAAAGAGCAATTTTGACAGCGCGCTAAGCGCCGGGCTGAAATATTTCTGGCCCAATGTGGGGATCGTCCTGCTGACTGGCCTGATGGCCCTGGGAGTGGTCGCCATCATCATGCTGCCGTTTGCCGGAATGTTATTGGCCGGCAGCGGCGGCTTTAAAGTAGCGGCCGTGATCTGGCTGATACTCTGCATCCTGCCCC is a genomic window containing:
- a CDS encoding DNA repair protein RadA, with the protein product MKNKLTPKTNFVCQSCGFESPKWIGKCPSCQGWNTFVEEIRRADLRPGKGKSSRQPAPSLPQTLSQIELKNDQRLLSGISEFDRVTGGGLVSGSLTLIGGDPGIGKSTLTLQL
- a CDS encoding MCE family protein; this translates as MSNRRNEIIVGVVVLSAITFLIAGLLWFNRIDVGRKSYLVKIAFEDAGGMRSGDPVTVSGFDKGKVKNIALNKAKPGIIATLMLDSDVELKKDAQFWLTDASLMGDKQIAIYSGASDQPYDISQIHDGFRNPGLMETMVKMGYLATEAAQLIGKMKNDLATPENIKNISSTLKNLDQASQQLSLMTSQNRQALTQTVQDVNKLISPNKAKLDSTIQSLARASANLDSIAYKINSGQGTAGQLVNNKELYEDLKKTNKQLQDLIADIKANPKKYLTVKIF
- a CDS encoding phosphatase PAP2 family protein — encoded protein: MELLTNAGEAEIGIALCAGVGLFGGEKARQSAKLVLFADGASAMVTYGLKNVVNRPRPEGPTERSNSSFPSGHSIGAFALATVFAHQYPKIAIPCYTVASGIALSRVYLGRHYPSDVLAGAAIGFATAKLVLHFRNGILDFEFDTWLQNRFKKDESPALPDSNSVN
- a CDS encoding 4Fe-4S binding protein, yielding MEISQKILELLPGLNCGLCGSYQGCLGYARRLEQGEPDLGLCLPGGESLRSKLLEFWAERNAGTMAEVSFLICQGDSHKSADRFEHQGISTCRAAMLAWGGPRQCLYGCLRFGDCAASCPYGAITVGKQGLPKVDFTKCQGCGRCAKACPKQIFKLSPKSQQIFLACSNQSRAEGFSGICQSGCTSCGACLEACPYGAISWEGSLPKIDYQRCRSCSICVIKCPPKSYIDRIPIRPTAFIGLQCNGCGQCKANCPTDCIIGKKNEHHKVIRGQCIGCGLCFEVCPQKAVTMLGALGHVDLTRF
- the topA gene encoding type I DNA topoisomerase; its protein translation is MPKNLVIVESPAKAKTIGKYLGRDFSVISSMGHVRDLPPSKLGVDLAKDFEPQYVTIKGKAKLVAQIKAKAKEAEKIYLACDPDREGEAIAWHIAAEIKEGKKKIHRIMFYEITRESIQSGIAHPGKIDNNKVEAQQARRILDRIVGYQVSPYLWTTVRRGLSAGRVQTVALRLICEREDEIKAFKPQEYWSLAARLQGKEGGPFEALLFKIDGKKAAIKDKAAMDQTLAGLKSGQFTVENLESKDKKRNTYPPFITSTLQQAAFRAFGYSAKKTMMLAQQLYEGIELGDEGATGLITYMRTDAVRLAPEAIAAAREYIKEKFGAEYLPPEPLHYKSRRGAQEGHEAIRPSAVERHPDKIKGYLTPEQHKVYGLIYSRFLACQMNPAVYLASTADIACGKYLFRISGNALKFNGFLAAYGIEEDDSAEYGGSKSLPPLTKGEILKLAELLPKQHFTEPPPRYNVGTLIKILEAQGIGRPSTYAAIVSTLLDREYILQEQGRFSPTELGQVVSRILIEKFPDIFEVQFTADMETELDKIEQGKLDRVQVLKDFYAPFSKDLKTAEAGKAEMKKSLEEKTDLKCPNCQSPMLIKWGRFGKFYACSNYPECKTTKPLEEEEEQNITETCEKCGSPMAVKRGRFGKFLACSNYPKCENVKSITTGVPCPEPGCTGELTERRSKRGKNFYSCSRYPDCKYASWNKPVNQPCPSCGFGHLSQKYSKAKGNYVACSKCKHEPEVEAESK
- a CDS encoding DTW domain-containing protein; the encoded protein is MRHKSGSEAKPRCPRCRLHLELCVCGLAPEFDLSTKAVVIMHYAEERRKSNSGMLSRLVLKNSEIFLRGLRDGPAAPEPSEKYPNSLVLFPGAGSQELNDNFLATIPRPITLILADGNWNQAGHMVKREALMKDVPKVHLPLGEPTNYRLRKPQAQNRICTFEALSRALGIIEGLEIEQKLKEFFYLWVSRSLKMRGQPDEN
- the trmFO gene encoding methylenetetrahydrofolate--tRNA-(uracil(54)-C(5))-methyltransferase (FADH(2)-oxidizing) TrmFO → MNLKTISIIGGGLAGCEAAYQAARRGHRVNLYEMRFTGKSDRPVLNTPAHQTGLLAELVCSNSLKSTEPGNAHGLLKGELARLDSLLLKCARKVSLPAGKALAVDRDKFALAVTLAIGSDPNIKIISEEQVAIPEGPTVIASGPLTSEKFSRALVSMLGEEGLFFFDAIAPIVEAGSLDHSKMFKASRYSDEEGQYWNAPLSKKQYHEFVKQLAAAERHQPRDFEAGHYYEGCLPVEALAERNVNSLRFGMMKPVGLFNPHEGRRPYAVLQLRQENLEGTMFNLVGFQTLLKISEQQRIFRMIPGLEQAHFLRYGSMHRNTYLQGPSVLHATMQSKARDDLFFAGQLTGVEGYGESIATGLLAGINVSRHLKDQPLLIPPPLTMLGALCKYVSEGGTGKSFQPMNANFGLLPPLENSGHSKKQRSEVYSQRALKAMEGFVEYLSS